The following are encoded together in the Bactrocera neohumeralis isolate Rockhampton chromosome 6, APGP_CSIRO_Bneo_wtdbg2-racon-allhic-juicebox.fasta_v2, whole genome shotgun sequence genome:
- the LOC126761531 gene encoding kinesin-like protein KIF23: MKTIARTPLRPPKTPRCQTHHNDRKSDHDPNKPRDPVHVYCRVRPLQSDADLSSVRVKNSTTVILTPPDQALQHKQGAHREMQYIFKHVFEPHVSQGDVFNAVAQPLVENLIRGRNSLLFTYGVTGSGKTYTMTGDSRHRGVMPRCLDALFKTISDYQAKKYIFKPDKLNGFEILSEADALLERQAEMNRRFAAGERNALRRKDSDPEIASQASCEAAPLHGLEEDNMFAVFVTYIEIYNNSVYDLLEEDAPQKTLQSKIIRSDAKNNMFVHGVTEIEIKSVEEAIEAFQFGQKRKRMGHTVLNAESSRSHSVFNIRLVQAPTDCQGEHVVQDKRTIVVSQLSLVDLAGSERSSRTKNTGMRLREASSINNSLMTLRTCLEYLRENQQAPLNSAPKKIPYRDSKLTHMFKNYFDGEGQVSMIVCINPRAEDYDENTQVMKFAEMTQEVQIARATPMKPDLGLTPGRRKANKLFKIAVNNLNDLGHTEANKLDVDIGLVYSLGPGFPDYKIDSPEAQTAIQELMQYLMQRIEKRKILCADLETRCDNFRAHLMQMERENLQLRTELASLKTVYKQERDRMIAMENKLRVHESSIDELNNKLGNRERQIDELTRKLRDQQNLINQKEQEKEKQKKKFTSKLAVEVDKKDRELEIRLREQRDKMREKMRVRDEKLRLVSNIIQSEDIPSLVRRNSNDDILDNKLAISEPPSATRGESTQVHSARTEIYATPRHVRGMAAANNRHRRSRSAGEKWIEHRAPNPVPLGTILQPYLKNRKSVTKLTDAKELTNHKNTKYCLVSQEADTDGDVETKLYKGNVIPTCGGGAQVVFDDVECLKQKSPVPSPNRKRPSNGGGATLSGLGVATSSAMSAAAFSGGTNAAQELMSRCSVGIEGHNNKRTKV; encoded by the exons atgAAGACAAT CGCACGCACGCCATTGCGTCCACCAAAAACGCCACGTTGTCAAACCCATCATAATGATCGTAAATCTGATCATGATCCCAATAAGCCTCGTGATCCTGTGCATGTTTACTGTCGCGTGCGACCATTGCAATCCGATGCAGATTTGTCCAGTGTGCGAGTAAAAAACTCAACCACCGTGATCTTAACACCACCAGATCAAGCCTTGCAACATAAACAGGGAGCACATCGTGAAATGCAGTATATTTTCAAGCACGTCTTTGAACCACACGTTTCCCAAGGCGATGTATTTAATGCTGTAGCACAACCGTTGGTTGAGAATCTAATACGGGGTCGAAATAGTCTATTATTTACCTATGGTGTCACTGGGAGCGGTAAAACGTACACAATGACAGGAGATTCTCGTCATCGCGGTGTTATGCCACGTTGTTTAGATGCACTCTTCAAAACAATATCAGACTATCaagcaaagaaatatattttcaaacctGACAAACTAAACGGATTTGAAATATTGTCTGAAGCAGACGCTCTACTTGAACGACAAGCAGAAATGAATAGACGTTTTGCAGCGGGAGAGCGCAACGCATTAAGGCGTAAAGATTCTGATCCTGAAATCGCTTCACAAGCCTCTTGTGAGGCAGCACCCTTACATGGGCTTGAAGAAGATAATATGTTTGCAGTTTTTGTGACATATATTGAGATTTACAATAATAGTGTCTACGATCTGCTCGAAGAAGATGCACCTCAGAA aaCTTTGCAAAGCAAAATTATTCGGTCAGATGCCAAAAACAACATGTTTGTACACGGTGTAactgaaatagaaataaaatcagTTGAGGAAGCTATTGAAGCTTTCCAATTCGGTCAGAAACGTAAACGTATGGGTCACACAGTGCTAAATGCCGAATCTAGTCGTAGTCATTCTGTATTTAACATACGTTTGGTACAAGCGCCGACGGATTGTCAAGGAGAGCATGTTGTGCAAGATAAACGCACCATTGTAGTAAGTCAGCTATCACTGGTAGACTTGGCGGGTAGCGAACGTTCATCACGTACAAAAAATACGGGAATGCGTTTGCGCGAAGCATCAAGTATAAACAATTCATTAATGACTCTGCGAACGTGTCTGGAATATCTACGCGAAAATCAACAAGCGCCACTAAATAGTGCACCCAAGAAGATTCCATACCGCGACTCAAAACTCACACATATGTTCAAAAACTACTTCGACGGCGAGGGACAAGTGTCGATGATTGTGTGTATCAATCCGCGAGCTGAGGATTATGACGAAAACACG CAAGTAATGAAATTTGCCGAGATGACACAAGAGGTACAGATTGCTCGCGCCACACCCATGAAACCAGATCTTGGTTTAACTCCCGGACGTCGAAAGGCGAACAAGCTGTTCAAGATAGCGGTGAACAATCTCAATGACTTGGGGCATACCGAAGCCAACAAACTGGATGTGGATATTGGTTTGGTGTACTCATTGGGACCCGGTTTTCCTGATTACAAAATCGATAGTCCGGAAGCGCAAACTGCCATACAAGAGTTGATGCAGTATTTAATGCAACGcatagaaaaacgaaaaatattgtgCGCCGATCTAGAGACTCGTTGTGATAATTTTAGAGCGCACCTGATGCAAATGGAGCGAGAGAATTTACAGTTACGTACGGAATTGGCATCACTAAAAACGGTTTACAAACAAGAACGCGATCGTATGATAGCCATGGAGAATAAATTACGTGTGCACGAGAGCTCAATTGATGAACTTAACAACAAATTGGGCAATCGTGAAAGACAGATCGATGAACTTACCAGAAAATTAAGAGATCAACAAAATCTGATCAATCAAAAAGAGCaagaaaaagagaaacaaaAGAAGAAATTCACTTCCAAACTAGCGGTGGAGGTGGATAAAAAAGATCGCGAACTGGAGATAAGATTACGCGAACAGCGCGACAAAATGCGTGAAAAGATGCGCGTGCGTGATGAAAAATTACGCCTCGTGTCCAATATTATACAATCGGAGGATATACCCAGTTTGGTGCGTCGGAATAGCAATGATGATATTTTGGACAATAAATTGGCGATTTCAGAGCCGCCGTCAGCCACGCGTGGCGAATCGACACAAGTGCATAGCGCGCGCACCGAAATATATGCCACGCCACGCCATGTTAGA GGCATGGCTGCAGCTAACAACAGACATCGTCGCTCACGTTCTGCTGGCGAAAAGTGGATCGAACATCGTGCACCCAATCCTGTGCCACTCGGTACTATTCTCCAACCATATCTGAAGAATCGTAAATCTGTAACGAAGCTAACCGACGCCAAAGAGTTGACGAATCACAAGAATACCAAGTACTGTCTGGTTTCGCAAGAGGCAGACACAGACGGTGATGTTGAAACCAAGCTCTACAAAGGCAATGTTATACCGACCTGTGGCGGTGGCGCACAAGTAGTGTTCGATGATGTGGAATGTTTGAAGCAGAAGTCACCGGTGCCATCGCCAAACCGCAAACGTCCAAGTAATGGTGGCGGTGCAACTCTTAGTGGTTTGGGTGTTGCAACCTCGTCGGCAATGTCGGCGGCGGCGTTCAGTGGCGGCACAAATGCTGCGCAAGAGTTGATGTCGCGGTGTAGTGTTGGCATCGAAGGTCATAATAATAAACGCACCAAAGTGTAG
- the LOC126761538 gene encoding sulfide:quinone oxidoreductase, mitochondrial → MLKVISASKLPIAAGCYVNSGGIAARTFATGQALRDRHDCQVLIVGGGSGGCALAAKLSSKLGKNKVTVVEPAERHYYQPMFTLIGGGMKRLEQSYKPMAEVLPKNVNWIKSAAVEFDPKNNTVKTANGTNVKYDMLLVATGLQLNYDKIPGLVQALSIINGKVCSNYSPKYVDRTYECLLNIQGGNAIFTFPASPVKCPGAPQKIVYIAEHHFRKLNKRNKITVTYNTALPVIFGVKHYADALWKVVEKRDIKVNLKRNLIEVRPLEDVAVFQDLDKPEQIFEEKYDLLHVTPPMSAPTALAQCKELVNEAGFVDVDKSTLQHLRYKNVFAIGDCSASPNSKTAASAAAQSPVVYHNMIAALKGKELKHIYDGYASCPLVTGYSSCILAEFDYDLKPLETFPFAQNKERYTMFFLKKALMPTLYWKVMLNGYWNGPALMRNALSVFKFGKK, encoded by the exons atgctgaAAGTAATATCAGCCAGTAAATTGCCAATCGCGGCTGGGTGTTATGTGAACAGTGGGGGCATTGCCGCTCGCACTTTTGCAACCGGTCAAGCGCTGAGAGATCGACATGa CTGTCAGGTATTGATCGTCGGTGGTGGTTCCGGTGGTTGTGCCCTAGCAGCGAAGTTATCTTCGAAATTGGGAAAGAACAAAGTGACCGTTGTGGAGCCAGCTGAG CGTCACTACTACCAACCGATGTTTACACTGATTGGAGGTGGCATGAAACGATTGGAGCAATCGTATAAGCCGATGGCGGAGGTGTTACCGAAAAACGTCAACTGGATCAAGTCGGCAGCTGTGGAATTTGATCCGAAAAATAATACGGTGAAAACGGCAAATGGCACGAATGTCAAATATGATATGCTACTAGTGGCCACGGGTCTGCAGTTAAACTATGACAAG ATACCCGGCTTAGTTCAAGCGCTCTCAATAATAAACGGCAAAGTGTGTTCAAATTACTCACCCAAATATGTGGATCGCACCTATGAGTGCTTGCTAAACATACAGGGTGGCAACGCTATTTTCACATTTCCCGCTTCACCTGTTAAATGTCCAGGGGCACCGCAGAAGATTGTCTACATTGCCGAGCACCACTTCCGCAAG TTGAATAAGCGCAACAAAATAACGGTTACATATAATACAGCGTTGCCAGTGATTTTCGGCGTGAAACACTATGCCGACGCACTGTGGAAAGTTGTGGAGAAGCGTGATATCAAAGTCAATTTGAAACGAAACTTAATTGAGGTGCGTCCACTGGAAGATGTCGCCGTGTTCCAAGACCTCGATAAACCGGAGCAGATTTTTGAGGAGAAA TATGATCTGCTGCATGTCACGCCGCCGATGAGCGCACCAACTGCATTGGCGCAATGCAAGGAATTGGTGAATGAGGCAGGTTTTGTGGATGTGGACAAATCGACGCTGCAACATCTgcgttataaaaatgtttttgcgaTCGGTGACTGCTCGGCATCGCCCAACTCAAAGACTGCCGCTTCAGCAGCCGCCCAATCGCCGGTCGTGTATCACAATATGATTGCCGCCTTGAAGGGCAAAGAATTGAAGCACATCTATGATGGCTACGCTTCGTGTCCGCTCGTTACCGGCTATAGCAGCTGTATTCTGGCTGAATTCGATTACGATCTGAAGCCATTGGAGACATTCCCGTTCGCACAGAATAAAGAACGCTACACAATGTTCTTCTTAAAGAAGGCCTTAATGCCCACACTCTACTGGAAAGTCATGCTGAATGGCTACTGGAACGGTCCAGCGCTGATGCGTAATGCTCTGTCTGTATTTAAATTCGGCAAAAAGTGA